In Nomascus leucogenys isolate Asia chromosome 11, Asia_NLE_v1, whole genome shotgun sequence, the following proteins share a genomic window:
- the LGALS7 gene encoding galectin-7 yields the protein MSNVPHKSSLPEGIRPGTVLRIRGLVPPNASRFHVNLLCGEEQGSDAALHFNPRLDTSEVVFNSKEQGSWGREERGPGVPFQRGQPFEVLIIASDDGFKAVVGDAQYHHFRHRLPLARVRLVEVGGDVQLDSVKIF from the exons ATGTCC AACGTCCCCCACAAGTCCTCGCTGCCCGAGGGCATCCGCCCTGGCACGGTGCTGAGAATTCGCGGCTTGGTTCCTCCCAATGCCAGCAG GTTCCATGTAAACCTGCTGTGCGGGGAGGAGCAGGGCTCCGATGCCGCCCTGCATTTCAACCCCCGGCTGGACACGTCGGAGGTGGTCTTCAACAGCAAGGAGCAAGGCTCCTGGGGCCGCGAGGAGCGTGGGCCGGGCGTTCCTTTCCAGCGCGGGCAGCCCTTCGAGGTGCTCATCATCGCGTCCGACGACGGCTTCAAG GCCGTGGTTGGGGACGCCCAGTACCACCACTTCCGCCACCGCCTGCCGCTGGCGCGCGTGCGCCTGGTGGAGGTGGGCGGGGACGTGCAGCTGGACTCCGTGAAGATCTTCTGA